AGAGATGAGGGCAGATTCCCggctgctctctgcctggctcctgcaAGGGTCCCTCGCAGCACGGCCCTTCCTCCAGGCTCGCAAACCTTGGCTACGTCTCAGAGCTCCTTATTAAACCTCCGTGTGAAGACGTGGGGTTCGACGCCACGCCGTGTACTAGAACATTCACCAGAGAGGAGCTGAGTTTATTGCACGGAGCAGGAATTCCTCCCCGGTGTAGTCACAGACGCTTTGAACTATCAGTGGGAGCTTGTTGCTCAGGCAGCCCGGGGCTATCTGCACTTGGAAGAGGCAGTCTCTAAAACCAGGCAAGCCATCTGGTGCAGACCTCCAGTTTCATATTGCAGGGGATGAACTCCTGCAGAGTTCACTTACGGCTGCTTTCGCaaagcctctgctctgcagagctgcgcGTCTGATACCCCGAAGTTAAACATATggtttttcaaggaaaacaaggTGCCCCTCCATCGGGAGgcctttttccagctgtatGGAGAGGAGCAGGATTTGCACGCTGAGCTGGAGAGATCGTGGtcaaatgttaattttctgtgtcttcCCTCTTTTGGTACCCATCGTGAAATGCATTGGATCTCACTTTCTGGGGTGCTGAGTCCCTTCTCTAAGAGTGATGGAAGGTGCCAGTGCTGTAACCATCAACATGCTCACAGTTAGTGCTTTCACAGATGGGCTTTTCTGAATGTTGCAGCTGTTTAAAGCGCTGCCTGGGCCCGTTGGATGCATCTCTTCTACCAACGCGATGCAGTGCGAGGCGGGGACTGCTCACCGGTGGCTCTGCCGTGGTGCGGTGCTGAGTTACTCAGGCTGAACCGCTGGTGGAGGAGGGTTTGtctgtgggtgctgggctgcggCGGTGCTGGCTGGGGCCAGACTCACGTTCCCTTCTGCTGCGAGGGGCAGAAAACTCCAGCGGAGGTgtagggcaggcaggggggagcagcagctttgcagtaaTATTTACCAGCACTTGTCAGAGCTCTTCACAGACCATTTTGAAGATGCTCATCTTTGGTTGATGTGCTGGAAATCCTGGTGTGAGTCCAGGTTTAGTACTGCGCTATTCTTGGTGGCTGGCACATGCACAAGCCACAGGTCAAGGTTTTGTGTCTCCTGACCCTGCTCCCACCCAATGTCCCCTCATCTGCAAAGGGACAAACGTGCCTTTGGTGCAGGTGTCAGAGTGGGACTTCACTggctccatcctgctgctgctttttgcttcgTTGGTTTTTAACCAGCATGTGCGGAATGCACAATCAGCATCTTGGAGAAGCAGCCGTAGGAAAGAGGAAGCTCACATAGAATATAAATagccaaattttaaaatgtaccaGTGTAACAGCTCGCCTGGTTCTTGGCATGAGCCTGGCTGAAGACCGCTGGGAAGCTGCgtattttgtgtgtggtttgcAAAGGGGGAACTTTGGGGATATCACACAAGTCAGCAAGACAAAAACTGAATGAATCTGACAGTCTTGAATAtgggaaggaaatgaaatttgCTTCTACACACATCAAAATTGGGTGTATCCTCTGCACATGACACAAAATACGGAGTGGAAACCCCTGCACAGTTACGGCAATACTTTCCACTGTAgttgcacagcagctgccaatGATTCACGAATTGATCCTGGGACATTTTGTCCTCTTACatgatttgatttctttattaatttaattgcaTCTCAACGAGCATCTGATTTTTCGTTTAGGGTCTACAACTGCCCAGCCAAATCCATTTGCTGAGTGAGGCTGTACAGAGGTCTCCTCCTGTGGGCCAAAGTCAGCGTGACGGGAAGATGGGCAGGGTAGGGCTGGTGGACCAGTTGGGTGGTCAAGACTGGGAGAGAGCCGATGTATAGCACTGCTGGTGCTGATCCCTGTTCTCCATCACTGCCCCTTCGGCAGTGGGCTTGTGTGCTCGAGAAGCATCTACTGCTGTCGCTTCTGGAGGATGGTGTGTAGCTGTGGGCACCAGAGTCTGATGGTCTCTGTGAACAAACTGGGAAGAGTTTCCatggctttgctttctttttgttggaaACAGCATGTATAGGTGGAAGAAAGACAACTTGGCTGAGTTGGGCTCAGGTTAGGTACCATCGCTGTAGGTGGCTGATGGGGAGCAAGgcttcagcagtgctggcagctctcTCCTGAGGTCATGCTGGTCCCCCCTGATTCCCAGCTCAGGCTAAAGGGGTTGGAGGTGGCTCACCTGGCTGAGGAGCACCTCATTCCTATGAGCTGTTgatggagagagggagaggtgATGGGGAAGaagcccagctctccctcaGCTGCCGGTGCCTTTAGCTATGTACCAGGCTCACCTTCCCCTCGCTGACACATTTAAATGGCTTCGTCTTCTCCGCACCAGGGCCAGCGTCACGGGTGGCTGCTCCCAGCGCAGATCTGacagggggctgcagaggagcagggagtcGAGGTGGGCTCAGGGGCTGGTTTGTGCCCCTGTCAGCGTTCAGGCTGTGGTGCCAGCTGTCAGGGAtggggggctgcctgcctggcctggggcagcagagcagagggaagctggGCTCAGATCTGcgctgcccccagcagccagtGTCACCAGCCCAGGAGATTTATtgaggcaggagggagatgcACTGCCATGTCGTGCTGTCTGGGAAGGCACAGGGCACgctgtgctggtgggtgcctcttctgttcttcagatTCAGACCTGTTTGAACATAAAATTATGCCATAATTTATCCCAGAACACAGAACAAGAGAGGGACTGACGCAGGTGTCTGGAAGGATGTCTGGTCTGTTCGCTGCCTCCTGCGGGTGCTGTCAGGGTTGGTCTGGAAGCCGGTGAAACTCGGGAAGGACTTGTGGTGTTCCTAGCAGAGCCGAAATTGGGAGCCTTACAACCCCTCGAGCTTCAGCAAACCAAACCTCGCCGCAGTCTGGCATGAACTGAGAAGAGCAAGTTCAGCGGAAAGTGAGGAAGAAGTCGAGTAACCCTGCCCAGGGGGATTCTCTGTCCTCATTCATTACAACCATGAATGAGAGGCTTTTTCAAGTTTTCCCCTTACTCTTTGAGCTGGCTGCGGTTCCCTGCCTTGATTCCTTGCTAACAAGCACTTGACTTGAGCAGGGTGCGATAACAGCgcggtggctgctgctgtgacgGCAATAGTGAGGGATGGTGGTTAGAGAGCACGTTAGGTGCACGTTCCACACGTCAGCTCAGCATCGTGTTCGGCACTTTCTGCTTGGTGCCTCTGGATGTGCAGCATCGTCCGAGGCCAGGGCTGTTCCCACGTTCATGGGGAGCGGCTTGGGAAGGGGATTTTTTTGCAGGGAGCAGTGTCACTCCTGGGGCTCCGTCCTGGGTTGCCCCATGGCAGCTTGTTCCCTGGCAAGCCCTGTGTTGTCACCATTGCTCAGGGGGGTTGTGCTCCCaggaggcaggctgcaggggaagccGTGGGCTGGCTCTGGCCCCTGACTGGCAGCACGATATGCAGTGGGGACTTGTCCCCGAGCCCCTGCACCCCAGCGCGTGGCCAGCTCGTTGCGTGGGGGTGTTTTGCCCATCTGCTGAGCAGTGGGATTTGCTCCGTCTTACACCCTGCCCCGCCATTTGGCGTGGGGGATGAGGGCGGGGGAGATCCCCGCAGTGTTTAAAAGGATCTGGATAAATCTTCTCAAGAGAGGCACTGACTCAGCAGAGCGTGgtgagagaggaggaggagggaaccAAATTGTCCttgtggggctggggccaccgctgagccctgtgctggcatgtggggctgggggaggtgtGTGTCTAGAGATCTGCCCTGAGAGGCATCTCCTCTTTCCTCACCGGGTTTTGGGTGGTCTGCATCCCCCGGAGCAGAACTGTGAGCCttgtggctgggctgggctgtggcctGGAGGTGCCTGGCCCCAGGGGTGCAGGGacctgtcccggctgtgcccgAGCCCACTTCGGTGCTGCTCGCTGGGGTTTCCCCTCAGCTTCCAGCTCTCCCCATGGATTCCTGCCTTGCCTGCGTGGCTGGCGCTGCTGAAGCTCACGGGCGGTTTGGTTTGACAGTTATTATTTATTGCGGAAGGTGCGCCGAGGTGCTGGGGTCCAGCAGGGGCAGATTATGGAGATTACGGTCAGACCAGGCAGCGATGGCACCTTACGGGAAAGGCAAAGGCtcagggagggggaagcagccAGGGATGGGTAGGGGGGTgtgctgccccccgccccccttgCTGCCCGGTGAGGGGTCCCCCCCAGCACTcggtgctggcacagcctgcgttagcagcagggctgagccgTGGAGCCAGGGGACGCGGAGCAGACAGAGCGGCATCCTAaagccctggctctgccagtGTGCAGGCTCAGGTGGACCCGGAGTTAAGCTGGCCAGGACTGGTGTCGCCTGGTTTCCATTTCTGAGCAGGCGAGGGAGACTCGCTGCCTGCCGGCTGTTGCCTTTGGCTTGCTGGGATGCCTCATATGAGCCCACAAGAGCATCTCTGCCACGCTTCACTCTCCTTATCTCATGGTGTATCTCGTCTTCCCATGCAGAGCTCCACACAGGAGATCGGAGAAGAGCTGGAGGATGGTGTGATCTACAGCATATCGCTCCGGAAAGTGCAGCTCCATCACACAGCCAACAAAGGGCAGCGGTGGCTGGGGGTAAgctgggggctctgccagcctccTGGCACAGGGTGTGTTCAGATCTTTCCCTGCCGGAGACATGGTGGCTAGATGTCAGGGCTTGGCAGGATCAATACCAGCCCCTGGCTTGCCCTCTTCTTGCTGCCCCATACACTCTTGTCCTGGGAGGTCCTTCCGAGCCTTATCTGGGAATCGTATGTTTTGTTGGGAGCAGGGATGTGGAAGCATCTGCTGGCCTCTGCCCTGTGGGAAGGGACATGGGGGAAACAATCTGAAGCTCCATTTTGCAACTCTGATTTGCACCTAGATTTTGGCAACCTTGAGCCTTTCCTAAGATTTCCCAAATGCTCAAGTCTTCTCACCTGAGTTGCTGGTATTTGGTGTCCAAGGAGACCCAGCTTCCCTTTCCCCAGGCCCATCACAAGAGCCCCAGGCACTGTAGGGGGTCCCAGCCTAGACCCAAATGGTGGCTTGTGAGGCTGGTTGGACCACATCGCACTTGAACTTGTCTGTCTTCACCCAACCTACTGACTTCTGTTCCTGTCCTGGCAGTTTGAGAATGAGTCGGCTTTAAACCTCTACGAGACGTGTAAGGTGCGGACAATAAAAGCTGGGACCTTGGAGAAGCTGGTGGAGTACCTGGTCTCAGCCTTCAAGGGCAATGACTCCACCTATGTCACCATCTTCCTGTGCACTTACCGGGCCTTTGCCACCACCAAGCAAGTGCTGGACCTGCTGCTTAACAGGTGAGGCTGCCCTGAGCCCCAAAACACACCTGGGGGTGACCAGTGCCTGACCCTCCTCAGCCAGGGGTGCCCCAGCATCTTCTGCTGCCATGCTTTGGAGGGCTGATGAGCTTCTCCCAACTCCATCAGTGTAAAAGTtttgggcagggcagggtggacACAACTTCCCAGAGAGCTGGAGCCCTTCCAGCTGGAACCCTGCCACAGGGTGGCCAGTGCTGGCTGCTTCCCTCTTCCTGTAACACGGGGGCTGTAGCAGAGTGGGGGGAGCAGGACAGTGTGGGAGATTCATTCTGACCCCCTGGCAGACCCGGAGGTGATGTGGAGGGAGAAGAGGCAGTATTGCGAGGCAGCTGAGTCTAGGATGCTCACTGCCTCCTCGCTGTGCCCCACCAGGTATGGCAAACTCCATGTGCAGGCGAATGGGGACCATGCCAGGCATGCTGTGGATGAGAGGATGGAGCTGAAGAAGTAAGTCTGGCTGCGCTGTGCATGAACAAGATGGGTGGCTCTGGTGATAGCTCTTTGTTTCTCCTACAAAGGCATGTGTTGTCCCAGGGGTGCTCCTGGTGCCTGGGGCTCGGCGGGGGTGCACACAGGTTTCTCCTGGCTCCCAGTTCTCATGCTGGGCTTGCCTGTGTTTCCCCGCTCCCTGCAGCACCATCTCCTCCATCCTGGGCGCCTGGCTGGACCAGTACTCAGAGGACTTCCGCAAGCCCCCAGACTTTGCCTGCCTCAAGCAGCTCATCTCCTACGTGCGCCACAACATCCCCGGCTCGGACCTGGAGCGCCGAGCCCGCATCCTGCTGGCCCAgttccagcagcaggagcagagcgAGTCCGAGGCAGAAGGTGGGGTCCTTTCCCCGCTTGTGGGGGGTTGTTTGGGGCTGCAGGTGAAGGGAATGCTACTGGTTGGCATCAAGGGTCTCCAAAACCTCAGGTCTTGCCACGTGGCTGAGCTACCGTCCACCCTGCCTGCATTTCCATGGAGGTACACTGGGAAGCTAATCTGACTGCACCAGAAGTGGGATTTCTAAGTGGATTGGTTAATCTGCCTTTAATCCTCTGCAGACGCTTGTGTCCAGGTTTAAAATGACTATCCTTTTATCTGAGCCTTGTTTCTCAAGGCGTGAAGCCAGATGGGAATTAAGAGCCCAGGAGGTGGGATGTGGGTGTCTGCAGGGGGCTGGCGTGGGGCGGCGTGGGCCCTGGCTCATGGCAGCGATGCTCAGCTTCGTGCCATCCCTCACAGCTGTGGACCACGGCGGCTGCACCTTCCAGCTGGTGGAGGAGAATGGGGTTGGGGACGGGAAGCCGgatttcctctccttctccccagagATGGTGGCAGAACAGTTCACGCTGATGGACGCTGTGAGTATTCGTCTGACAGCTGGGTGGATGGtactctgcctgcctgctgctctgggcacagGCCTGTCTCTTCCCATCCATCGTTTCCTCCTGGCCTGTCCCCTTCTCAGGGAACCCAAGGAGACCCATCTCCATCCCTTTATCTTTCAGGAGCTCTTTAAGAAAGTGGTGCCATACCACTGCCTGGGCTGCATCTGGTCCCAGCGAGACAAGAAGGGTAAAGAGCACCTGGCACCCACCATCCGCGCCACAGTCTCGCAGTTCAATAGCGTGGCCAACTGTGTCATCGCCACATGTCTCGGGGACCGGTCCCTGAAGCCGCAGCAGAGGGCTAAAGTGGTGGAGCGGTGGATCGAAGTGGCTCGGGTAGGACAGCTCACCATCCTGCTCGCCTCCCTCCTCAGCCCAAGGGCTGAGGTTTTGCGCTGCGTGAATCCCAGCAGATCCCTGAGCTTTCTTTAACATGTCATCTCCTTGTCTGCCCCCAGGAGTGCCGCATCCTGAAGAACTTCTCCTCCCTCCGAGCCATCCTGTCGGCTCTGCAGTGCAATGCCGTTCACCGTCTGAAGAAGACCTGGGATGAGGTCCTGCGGtaagcagctcctgcagctgctgggaggttTCAAAGGGGAGGCCATGCTTCGGCTACTGCGGCCCTTGAGCTTGCAGATGGGGTCATCTCAGCTCCAGCATTGCCTCCTGGAGTGTGCCCAAAACCCAGGGACCAGTGTAAGGTGTCAGGGACCTGAGGAGGgtgaggaaataaaagcatcatCACCTGCACCTCCCTTCCATGCGGAGCATCCAAACACGAGGCTCTGCTAGAGCTGTGAGTGTAGCTGGGgtcagctgcaggagcagaagagaGCCCAAGGAGGAGACCGCACCGTGGCAGCGGTGCTgacttttctcttgtttcccCCTGAGCAGGGAGAGCTTCCGCACTTTCCACGAGCTCTCAGAGATCTTCTCCGATGAGAATAACCACTCGCTGAGCCGGGAGCTTCTCATTAAGGTATGGGGAAGCGACACCTGCGTTGCCCTGTCTCGGGCAGGGAGCTCAGGCTGATGCCGGCAGAAATTTCCATGGTGTTCCAGCCACCGGGCCAAAGCCTTGGGAGCGCTGCTGTGGTCACAggcaggggtgcagggcagggtgtgCTGAGTctgaggtgcaggcaggggtttCCAAACGGGCTGGgctttctgcttccctgcccAAAAGTCATCATTGCCTGAAGCTCACAAAGGAATTCAGCAAGAGATAAGCATTGGGATAGGATCCAGTGCACTGGGTGACAGCTTCTCTCCAGAGTCAGCTGCATTTTAACAGCGAGGTGCAAAGTCCTCTTAATTTCAGGTGGGGCTGTAGGGTTTGTGAAAGGCTGCAGCAAAAATGTCCTCCTTCCCCATGGAGCCTCTGCAGTTTGGGGGCGGAGAGGGCACAAAATGCGAAAGGGAACAAAACATCCCAttgaggaggagctggaaacAGAGCAGCAGTTGCTATTCACTAACCCTCTCCTCCCTGTGAGCCCTGAAAAAGCTCAGTTTtgatttcctcctcttcccctcgTCCCGCTTTCCCTCTGCAAGGAAAGCTGTACCAATGAAAGCAGGTGTGAATTTTAGTTCACCTATGAGTGCAGTTTCCCACCCGTGCTGATCCCTACCTCTTCTCACCATCCAGGAGGGCACATCCAAATTTGCCACCTTGGAGATCAACCCAAAGAGGGCTCAgaagcggcagcagcagcagcgagagATGGTGAGTCTGGCACGGCTGccccctgtgccagctgccccGGCTGGTCCCAGGTCACTGCTGACCCCGCTGTCCCTTCTGTCCCCGTAGGGCGTGATGCAGGGCACCATTCCCTACCTTGGCACCTTCCTCACAGACCTGGTGATGCTCGACACTGCCATGAAGGATTTCCTGGACGTATGTACCTCCATCTCTATCCTCCCcttgctctgcacagctgccccAGAGCCTGGGCTGATAAAAGGAGGGCTGGTCCCCCGTGTGTCCTGTGTCCGACACCGCACCCTGCGCATCTTGTGTCCGACACTGTGCCCTGCGCATCTTGTGTCCAACGCTGCGCATCTTGTGTCCGACACTGCACATCCACCTCTGTTAGCCCATGGAAATGTCCCTCAGCAGAGACATCGGCATGGGAGCAgtatttttctgcctgctcCACACTGACATTCGGCTCCTTCTCTTCCAGGGTGGGC
The Falco naumanni isolate bFalNau1 chromosome 9, bFalNau1.pat, whole genome shotgun sequence DNA segment above includes these coding regions:
- the RALGDS gene encoding ral guanine nucleotide dissociation stimulator isoform X3 — translated: MSSPSIPGKMEAKPLFNVQKALVQPVQMCMLDIPLSVQDDDSSTQEIGEELEDGVIYSISLRKVQLHHTANKGQRWLGFENESALNLYETCKVRTIKAGTLEKLVEYLVSAFKGNDSTYVTIFLCTYRAFATTKQVLDLLLNRYGKLHVQANGDHARHAVDERMELKNTISSILGAWLDQYSEDFRKPPDFACLKQLISYVRHNIPGSDLERRARILLAQFQQQEQSESEAEAVDHGGCTFQLVEENGVGDGKPDFLSFSPEMVAEQFTLMDAELFKKVVPYHCLGCIWSQRDKKGKEHLAPTIRATVSQFNSVANCVIATCLGDRSLKPQQRAKVVERWIEVARECRILKNFSSLRAILSALQCNAVHRLKKTWDEVLRESFRTFHELSEIFSDENNHSLSRELLIKEGTSKFATLEINPKRAQKRQQQQREMGVMQGTIPYLGTFLTDLVMLDTAMKDFLDGGLINFEKRRKEFEVIAQIKLLQSACNNYSFTQEDQFVDWFHSLERLSEAESYGLSCEIEPLSESASNTLKAKKNTGIIKRWSDRQPPSTEPCASGSSHSKSFDQLKCGQYLCSGDATDSVSVTSAGSSSSDVEEINISFIPESPDCQEKKVSEIPLASLPQRWYAPSVADGEVKPTVSSASPLLPALQFWESTSLSSLDTSGIGSGSSSASSSSVSSTPVTASRTHKRSVSGISSYSSLSLPLYNQQVDDCCIIRVSLAVDNGNMYKSILVTSQDKTPVVIRKAMAKHNLDGDRPEDYELVQIISEERELKIPDNANVFYAMNSAANYDFVLKKRGFSKGVKIKHGSSSTLPRMKQKGLKIAKGIF
- the RALGDS gene encoding ral guanine nucleotide dissociation stimulator isoform X5, with product MMIDTQSSTQEIGEELEDGVIYSISLRKVQLHHTANKGQRWLGFENESALNLYETCKVRTIKAGTLEKLVEYLVSAFKGNDSTYVTIFLCTYRAFATTKQVLDLLLNRYGKLHVQANGDHARHAVDERMELKNTISSILGAWLDQYSEDFRKPPDFACLKQLISYVRHNIPGSDLERRARILLAQFQQQEQSESEAEAVDHGGCTFQLVEENGVGDGKPDFLSFSPEMVAEQFTLMDAELFKKVVPYHCLGCIWSQRDKKGKEHLAPTIRATVSQFNSVANCVIATCLGDRSLKPQQRAKVVERWIEVARECRILKNFSSLRAILSALQCNAVHRLKKTWDEVLRESFRTFHELSEIFSDENNHSLSRELLIKEGTSKFATLEINPKRAQKRQQQQREMGVMQGTIPYLGTFLTDLVMLDTAMKDFLDGGLINFEKRRKEFEVIAQIKLLQSACNNYSFTQEDQFVDWFHSLERLSEAESYGLSCEIEPLSESASNTLKAKKNTGIIKRWSDRQPPSTEPCASGSSHSKSFDQLKCGQYLCSGDATDSVSVTSAGSSSSDVEEINISFIPESPDCQEKKVSEIPLASLPQRWYAPSVADGEVKPTVSSASPLLPALQFWESTSLSSLDTSGIGSGSSSASSSSVSSTPVTASRTHKRSVSGISSYSSLSLPLYNQQVDDCCIIRVSLAVDNGNMYKSILVTSQDKTPVVIRKAMAKHNLDGDRPEDYELVQIISEERELKIPDNANVFYAMNSAANYDFVLKKRGFSKGVKIKHGSSSTLPRMKQKGLKIAKGIF
- the RALGDS gene encoding ral guanine nucleotide dissociation stimulator isoform X2, with translation MVSRRRAPPHHAAAPAPERMFEGCRRARSLWGGVRLEVAGESSPVVLHSFTQLDPDLPPLESSTQEIGEELEDGVIYSISLRKVQLHHTANKGQRWLGFENESALNLYETCKVRTIKAGTLEKLVEYLVSAFKGNDSTYVTIFLCTYRAFATTKQVLDLLLNRYGKLHVQANGDHARHAVDERMELKNTISSILGAWLDQYSEDFRKPPDFACLKQLISYVRHNIPGSDLERRARILLAQFQQQEQSESEAEAVDHGGCTFQLVEENGVGDGKPDFLSFSPEMVAEQFTLMDAELFKKVVPYHCLGCIWSQRDKKGKEHLAPTIRATVSQFNSVANCVIATCLGDRSLKPQQRAKVVERWIEVARECRILKNFSSLRAILSALQCNAVHRLKKTWDEVLRESFRTFHELSEIFSDENNHSLSRELLIKEGTSKFATLEINPKRAQKRQQQQREMGVMQGTIPYLGTFLTDLVMLDTAMKDFLDGGLINFEKRRKEFEVIAQIKLLQSACNNYSFTQEDQFVDWFHSLERLSEAESYGLSCEIEPLSESASNTLKAKKNTGIIKRWSDRQPPSTEPCASGSSHSKSFDQLKCGQYLCSGDATDSVSVTSAGSSSSDVEEINISFIPESPDCQEKKRWYAPSVADGEVKPTVSSASPLLPALQFWESTSLSSLDTSGIGSGSSSASSSSVSSTPVTASRTHKRSVSGISSYSSLSLPLYNQQVDDCCIIRVSLAVDNGNMYKSILVTSQDKTPVVIRKAMAKHNLDGDRPEDYELVQIISEERELKIPDNANVFYAMNSAANYDFVLKKRGFSKGVKIKHGSSSTLPRMKQKGLKIAKGIF
- the RALGDS gene encoding ral guanine nucleotide dissociation stimulator isoform X4, which encodes MVSRRRAPPHHAAAPAPERMFEGCRRARSLWGGVRLEVAGESSPVVLHSFTQLDPDLPPLESSTQEIGEELEDGVIYSISLRKVQLHHTANKGQRWLGFENESALNLYETCKVRTIKAGTLEKLVEYLVSAFKGNDSTYVTIFLCTYRAFATTKQVLDLLLNRYGKLHVQANGDHARHAVDERMELKNTISSILGAWLDQYSEDFRKPPDFACLKQLISYVRHNIPGSDLERRARILLAQFQQQEQSESEAEAVDHGGCTFQLVEENGVGDGKPDFLSFSPEMVAEQFTLMDAELFKKVVPYHCLGCIWSQRDKKGKEHLAPTIRATVSQFNSVANCVIATCLGDRSLKPQQRAKVVERWIEVARECRILKNFSSLRAILSALQCNAVHRLKKTWDEVLRESFRTFHELSEIFSDENNHSLSRELLIKEGTSKFATLEINPKRAQKRQQQQREMGVMQGTIPYLGTFLTDLVMLDTAMKDFLDGGLINFEKRRKEFEVIAQIKLLQSACNNYSFTQEDQFVDWFHSLERLSEAESYGLSCEIEPLSESASNTLKAKKNTGIIKRWSDRQPPSTEPCASGSSHSKSFDQLKCGQYLCSGDATDSVSVTSAGSSSSDVEEINISFIPESPDCQEKKFWESTSLSSLDTSGIGSGSSSASSSSVSSTPVTASRTHKRSVSGISSYSSLSLPLYNQQVDDCCIIRVSLAVDNGNMYKSILVTSQDKTPVVIRKAMAKHNLDGDRPEDYELVQIISEERELKIPDNANVFYAMNSAANYDFVLKKRGFSKGVKIKHGSSSTLPRMKQKGLKIAKGIF